One Rattus rattus isolate New Zealand chromosome 12, Rrattus_CSIRO_v1, whole genome shotgun sequence genomic window carries:
- the LOC116913687 gene encoding gamma-aminobutyric acid receptor-associated protein-like 2, with the protein MKWMFKEDHSLEHRCMESAKIRAKYPDRVPVIVEKVSGSQIVDIDKRKYLVPSDITVVQFMWIIRKRIQLPSEKAIFLFVDKTVPQSSLTMGQLYEKEKDEDGFLSVAYSGENTFGF; encoded by the coding sequence ATGAAGTGGATGTTTAAGGAGGACCACTCGCTGGAACACAGATGCATGGAATCTGCGAAGATCAGAGCGAAATACCCCGACCGGGTTCCGGTGATCGTGGAAAAAGTCTCCGGCTCTCAGATTGTTGACATTGACAAGAGGAAGTACTTGGTCCCATCTGACATCACTGTGGTTCAGTTCATGTGGATCATCAGGAAAAGGATCCAGCTTCCTTCTGAGAAGGCCATCTTCTTGTTTGTGGACAAGACAGTCCCACAGTCCAGCCTAACTATGGGACAGCTTTAcgagaaggaaaaagatgaagaCGGATTCTTGTCTGTGGCCTACAGCGGAGAGAACACTTTTGGCTTCTGA